A window of Lepidochelys kempii isolate rLepKem1 chromosome 1, rLepKem1.hap2, whole genome shotgun sequence contains these coding sequences:
- the ATP5PF gene encoding ATP synthase-coupling factor 6, mitochondrial yields the protein MILQQLFRFSSIFRSAISVHLRRNIGLSAIVFNKAKELDPVQKLFIDKIREYNMKSQKAGGPADVGPEYQKDMAEEIAKIQRLYGGGDLTKFPDFKFEEPNFEESQK from the exons ATGATTCTCCAACAGCTATTCAGGTTTTCCTCCATTTTCCGCTCTGCCATCTCAGTACACTTGCGTAGGAACATTGGCCTTTCTGCTATAGTGTTTAATAAGGCGAAGGAACTTGATCCAGTTCAGAAGCTTTTTATAGACAAGATCAGAGAATACAACATGAAGAGCCA GAAAGCTGGCGGTCCAGCTGATGTAGGCCCTGAATACCAGAAAGACATGGCTGAAGAAATTGCCAAAATTCAGCGGTTGTATGGTGGGGGAGACCTGACCAAATTTCCAGACTTCAAATTTGAGG AGCCCAACTTTGAAGAGTCTCAAAAATGA